A portion of the Pseudarthrobacter sp. L1SW genome contains these proteins:
- a CDS encoding DUF948 domain-containing protein encodes MSGGDIAGLIAAGVFALLVLLLAVPILKLGRVLDEVRTSIRSLSDGATPLMDEVTATVSTTNQQLKKVDGISSNVSDASANLSALSSLVAATVGSPLIKVAAFSYGVRTALANRKKPAAGRRSR; translated from the coding sequence ATGTCTGGTGGCGATATTGCCGGCCTGATCGCTGCCGGGGTGTTCGCACTCCTGGTGCTGCTGCTGGCCGTGCCCATCCTTAAGCTGGGCCGGGTCCTGGACGAGGTGCGTACCTCCATTCGGTCCCTGAGCGACGGCGCCACGCCCCTGATGGACGAAGTCACGGCAACCGTCTCCACCACCAACCAGCAGCTGAAGAAAGTGGACGGCATCTCGTCCAACGTTTCCGACGCCTCGGCCAACCTGTCGGCGCTGTCCTCACTTGTGGCCGCCACTGTTGGCTCGCCGCTCATCAAGGTGGCGGCCTTCAGCTACGGTGTCCGCACGGCGTTGGCCAACCGCAAGAAACCCGCTGCCGGCCGCCGCAGCCGCTGA
- the alaS gene encoding alanine--tRNA ligase: protein MKSQEITKRWVDFFVSKGHTAVPSASLVSSDPSLLFTVAGMVPFIPYLTAREEAPYSRAVSVQKCIRTGDIEEVGKTARHGTFFQMCGNFSFGDYFKEDAIKFAWELLTKGVDDGGYGLDPERLWVTVYEEDDEAKELWLKNTGVPAGRIQKMGKADNYWHTGQPGPAGPCSEIYYDRGPAYGVEGGPLADETRYIEIWNLVFMQYQIDNVRSKEDFDVLGELPKRNIDTGLGMERLAMILQGVENMYETDQVRPVIDKAAELSGREYTSAESDDDPHHTDDVRMRVVADHIRSALMLISDGVTPSNEGRGYVLRRLIRRAVRSMRLLGVEQACLPELLPASRDAMKGVYPVVETDFARISRIAYAEEKAFLRTIASGTARLEDAVKVSKAANRPLSGEDAFTLHDTYGFPIDLTLEMAEEAGLKVDEAAFRSLMQEQRQRAQADAKGKKGGHADLSAFQDILAQGETVFTGYTELDGESRVRGILTGGRPVQQASTGEEIELVLSETPFYAEAGGQAADTGLITGDGFVVEVLDVQRPLKGLSVHKAIVREGEIGSDSLVRAAVDRERRHAAEQAHTGTHIVHAALHQILGPEATQRGSFNKAGYLRFDFAWGEGLSTATRSEIEEVSNLAIRNNFRVETKVMGLAEAKALGAMALFGENYGSEVRVVEIDGAWSRELCGGTHVPNTSLIGSLSLLGEQSVGSGNRRVEAFVGMDAFRHLAAERALVTELTELLKVPSGQLADRISATLAKLKATEKELDRLRKEQLAASAAQLAGSAKDAAGVSVIAHDAGQVSGADDLRGLALDLRNRLGSAAATVAVAGVANDRPMILVATNEAAREAGVKAGALVRLAAGILGGGGGGKDDVAQGGGTDAGKVGQALAAVVDAITRR, encoded by the coding sequence ATGAAGTCGCAGGAGATCACAAAGCGCTGGGTGGACTTTTTTGTCAGCAAGGGCCACACCGCGGTTCCCTCCGCATCGTTGGTTTCCAGCGACCCCTCCCTGCTGTTCACGGTTGCCGGCATGGTGCCGTTCATTCCCTACCTGACGGCCAGGGAGGAAGCACCCTACTCCCGTGCCGTCAGCGTGCAGAAATGCATCCGCACCGGCGACATCGAAGAAGTGGGCAAGACCGCGCGCCACGGGACTTTCTTCCAGATGTGCGGCAACTTCTCCTTCGGCGACTACTTCAAGGAAGACGCCATCAAGTTCGCCTGGGAACTGCTGACCAAGGGCGTTGACGACGGCGGCTACGGGCTTGACCCGGAACGTCTCTGGGTGACCGTCTACGAAGAGGACGACGAAGCCAAGGAACTGTGGCTCAAGAACACCGGAGTCCCTGCCGGGCGCATCCAGAAGATGGGCAAGGCGGACAACTACTGGCACACCGGGCAGCCCGGCCCGGCGGGTCCCTGCTCCGAAATCTACTACGACCGCGGCCCCGCCTACGGCGTCGAGGGCGGTCCGCTGGCGGACGAAACCCGCTACATCGAGATCTGGAACCTCGTGTTCATGCAGTACCAGATCGACAACGTCCGCTCAAAGGAAGACTTTGATGTCCTGGGCGAGCTGCCGAAGCGCAACATCGACACCGGCCTCGGCATGGAGCGCCTGGCCATGATCCTGCAGGGCGTCGAGAACATGTACGAGACCGACCAGGTCCGCCCCGTCATCGACAAGGCCGCCGAACTTTCCGGCAGGGAGTACACGTCCGCGGAGTCCGACGACGACCCGCACCACACCGATGACGTGCGCATGCGCGTGGTGGCCGACCACATCCGCTCGGCGCTGATGCTCATTTCCGACGGCGTGACCCCCTCCAACGAGGGGCGCGGCTACGTCCTGCGCCGGCTTATCCGCCGTGCCGTCCGCTCCATGCGCCTGCTCGGCGTCGAACAGGCCTGCCTGCCCGAGCTCCTTCCGGCCTCGCGCGACGCCATGAAGGGCGTCTACCCGGTCGTCGAGACCGACTTTGCCCGGATCAGCCGCATTGCCTACGCGGAGGAGAAGGCCTTCCTGCGCACCATCGCGTCCGGCACCGCCCGGCTCGAGGACGCCGTCAAGGTGTCCAAGGCCGCCAACAGGCCGCTGTCCGGCGAGGATGCCTTTACCTTGCACGACACCTACGGGTTCCCCATCGACCTGACCCTGGAAATGGCTGAAGAAGCCGGGCTCAAGGTGGATGAGGCAGCCTTCCGCAGCCTCATGCAGGAACAGCGCCAGCGCGCCCAGGCGGATGCCAAGGGCAAGAAGGGCGGCCACGCCGACCTCAGCGCGTTCCAGGACATCCTGGCCCAGGGCGAGACCGTCTTCACCGGCTACACCGAGCTCGACGGCGAGTCCCGCGTCCGCGGCATCCTCACGGGCGGCCGCCCGGTCCAGCAGGCCTCCACCGGCGAAGAAATCGAACTGGTTCTTTCCGAAACCCCGTTCTACGCCGAAGCAGGCGGCCAGGCCGCAGACACCGGCCTCATCACCGGTGACGGCTTCGTCGTCGAGGTCCTTGACGTCCAGCGGCCCCTGAAGGGCCTGAGCGTGCACAAGGCGATCGTCCGCGAAGGCGAAATCGGGTCGGACTCGCTGGTCCGCGCCGCCGTCGACCGTGAACGCCGGCACGCCGCCGAGCAGGCGCACACCGGCACGCACATCGTGCACGCCGCACTCCACCAGATCCTCGGCCCCGAAGCCACCCAGCGCGGTTCCTTCAACAAGGCCGGCTACCTGCGCTTCGACTTCGCCTGGGGCGAAGGGCTGAGCACGGCCACCCGGTCCGAGATCGAGGAGGTCTCCAACCTGGCCATCCGCAACAACTTCCGCGTGGAGACCAAGGTCATGGGCCTGGCGGAGGCCAAGGCACTCGGCGCCATGGCCCTCTTCGGCGAGAACTATGGCAGCGAAGTCCGGGTCGTGGAGATCGACGGCGCGTGGTCCCGCGAGCTGTGCGGCGGCACCCACGTGCCCAACACCTCCCTGATCGGCAGCCTTTCCCTGCTGGGCGAGCAGTCCGTGGGATCCGGAAACCGCCGCGTGGAGGCGTTCGTCGGCATGGATGCGTTCCGCCACCTTGCAGCCGAACGCGCCCTGGTCACAGAGCTGACCGAGCTCCTCAAAGTGCCCTCCGGCCAGCTGGCCGACCGGATTTCCGCCACCCTCGCCAAGCTCAAGGCCACCGAGAAGGAGCTGGACCGCCTCCGCAAGGAGCAGCTGGCGGCCTCGGCCGCCCAGCTGGCGGGCAGCGCCAAGGACGCCGCCGGCGTGAGCGTCATCGCGCACGACGCCGGCCAGGTCAGCGGTGCTGACGATCTTCGCGGCCTTGCCCTGGACCTGCGCAACCGCCTCGGCTCGGCAGCGGCAACTGTGGCAGTTGCCGGCGTCGCGAACGACCGCCCCATGATCCTGGTGGCCACCAACGAAGCCGCCAGGGAAGCCGGGGTCAAGGCGGGTGCGCTGGTCCGGCTTGCCGCGGGTATCCTCGGCGGCGGCGGCGGCGGCAAGGACGACGTCGCACAGGGCGGCGGAACCGACGCCGGCAAGGTGGGCCAGGCCCTTGCCGCAGTCGTTGACGCCATTACGCGGCGCTAA
- the mltG gene encoding endolytic transglycosylase MltG: MSPANIDDASSPLDAGAARPLTRKELRAREKTSNTGGQDAVPEQAYETGHDIPPQPAEPPVAHEPHPLHQDEALREDTAPQETPVEQPVPAAPLTPPSIQDIPQEDARQQEQTHADAGHDEAAPHDGLHAHDAPAFSGASALGTHQNAAGTHYEEPHYADGADYAAAPHGEHYHDGHYDQEHYGDAHYAEGHDDAAHHHEFLPASSAAAVVAKPSKKVRRRRRMLALFLTLAVFVTAVAVGAQFLKPLLGNDKPGDFPGPGTGEVVVTVENGEGTRSVASKLESERVVANADTFLQSFAASGGTLSPGEYTFKSEMKNSDAVNVLLGKDQTKVIYFALSAGLRVGESLQAISQGSGISIQDLQALSNQPAQFGLPANAKNLEGYLAPGEHRFPLGTPAKDILQALVKITVDELVSQGITDPAKQYEAVIVASIVQAEGGQAEYGDVAGAIYNRLKPNDQTNGFLQVDSAVTYGLGTKSYNFTDEQRQDKSNPYNTYANPGLPPGPIGSPGKTAIDAAARPKTNDYLYWVTINLDTKETKFSKTLAEHNGYVDQYNAWCAANAGRCT, translated from the coding sequence GTGAGCCCTGCCAACATTGACGACGCTTCCAGCCCCCTGGACGCCGGAGCAGCAAGACCGCTGACCCGCAAAGAGCTCCGGGCACGGGAAAAGACCTCCAACACCGGTGGCCAGGACGCGGTTCCCGAGCAGGCCTACGAGACCGGCCACGACATCCCGCCCCAGCCTGCGGAACCTCCCGTGGCCCATGAGCCGCACCCCCTGCACCAGGACGAAGCATTGCGCGAAGACACAGCACCGCAGGAAACACCGGTTGAACAGCCCGTTCCTGCCGCACCCCTCACCCCGCCGTCCATCCAGGACATTCCCCAGGAAGACGCGCGGCAGCAGGAGCAGACCCATGCAGACGCCGGCCACGACGAAGCCGCCCCGCATGATGGGCTTCACGCCCACGACGCGCCGGCTTTCTCGGGGGCGTCCGCCCTCGGCACGCACCAGAACGCGGCGGGAACGCACTACGAGGAGCCGCACTACGCGGATGGGGCTGACTATGCTGCAGCACCCCACGGAGAGCACTACCACGATGGCCACTATGACCAGGAGCACTACGGTGACGCCCATTATGCGGAGGGGCACGACGACGCCGCGCACCATCACGAATTCCTTCCTGCCTCCTCGGCGGCAGCGGTAGTGGCCAAGCCGTCCAAAAAGGTGCGCCGCCGCCGTCGGATGCTGGCGCTGTTCCTGACCCTCGCCGTCTTCGTCACGGCCGTGGCAGTCGGCGCGCAGTTCCTGAAGCCGCTGCTTGGCAACGACAAGCCCGGCGACTTTCCGGGCCCGGGGACAGGCGAGGTGGTGGTGACTGTAGAAAACGGCGAGGGCACCCGCTCCGTGGCTTCCAAGCTGGAAAGCGAACGCGTCGTGGCGAACGCGGACACGTTCCTGCAGAGCTTCGCCGCGTCCGGCGGAACCCTTTCCCCCGGGGAATACACGTTCAAGTCCGAGATGAAGAATTCCGACGCCGTGAACGTCCTGCTGGGCAAGGACCAAACGAAGGTCATCTACTTCGCCCTCAGTGCAGGGCTGCGCGTGGGCGAGTCCCTGCAGGCGATCTCGCAGGGCTCTGGAATTTCCATCCAGGACCTGCAGGCCCTGAGCAACCAGCCGGCCCAGTTCGGGCTGCCGGCCAACGCCAAGAACCTCGAAGGCTACCTGGCCCCGGGGGAACACCGCTTCCCCCTTGGCACCCCGGCAAAGGACATCCTCCAGGCCCTGGTCAAGATCACGGTCGACGAGCTTGTGTCGCAGGGGATCACGGACCCGGCCAAGCAGTATGAGGCCGTCATTGTGGCCAGCATCGTCCAGGCGGAAGGCGGCCAGGCGGAGTACGGCGACGTGGCGGGAGCCATCTACAACCGGCTCAAGCCCAACGACCAGACCAACGGTTTCCTCCAGGTGGACTCGGCAGTGACCTACGGCCTGGGCACCAAGAGCTACAACTTCACCGACGAACAGCGCCAGGACAAGTCCAACCCGTACAACACCTACGCGAATCCGGGACTTCCCCCGGGACCCATCGGTTCCCCGGGAAAGACGGCCATTGATGCTGCCGCCAGGCCCAAGACCAATGACTACCTGTACTGGGTCACCATCAACCTGGACACCAAGGAGACCAAGTTCTCCAAGACGCTGGCCGAGCACAACGGCTACGTCGACCAGTACAACGCCTGGTGCGCGGCGAACGCCGGACGCTGCACATGA
- the ruvX gene encoding Holliday junction resolvase RuvX has product MTSPATAGAYPQGIKLGVDVGTVRVGVAICDRDSILATPYKTLDRNAKKNSDVRVIANLVEELGAVQVIVGLPRTLKGEERASAKMAVDYAQLLAGELAARALAVPVNLVDERLSSVTAHRNLHEAGMSSRNHRKVVDQVAAAGILQHAIDMQKARGADVGSRVTPPPSVDLGGSGQDDPVRAAPGDTARSSDNGRQQ; this is encoded by the coding sequence ATGACCAGTCCTGCAACTGCCGGCGCCTACCCCCAGGGCATCAAACTGGGGGTGGACGTCGGCACTGTCCGGGTGGGGGTTGCCATCTGCGACCGCGACTCGATCCTGGCAACGCCCTACAAGACACTGGACCGCAACGCCAAGAAAAACTCCGACGTGCGGGTCATCGCGAACCTGGTCGAGGAGCTGGGCGCCGTACAGGTGATTGTCGGGTTGCCCCGCACCCTGAAGGGTGAGGAACGGGCGTCAGCCAAGATGGCCGTGGACTACGCCCAGCTGCTGGCCGGCGAGCTTGCAGCCCGTGCATTGGCGGTGCCGGTGAACCTCGTGGACGAACGGTTGAGCAGCGTGACCGCGCACCGCAACCTGCATGAAGCTGGCATGAGCAGCCGGAATCACCGTAAAGTAGTTGATCAGGTCGCGGCGGCAGGTATCCTTCAGCACGCCATCGACATGCAGAAAGCCAGGGGAGCGGACGTCGGCTCACGCGTGACGCCGCCCCCTTCCGTGGACCTGGGAGGCAGCGGGCAGGATGACCCTGTGCGCGCCGCCCCCGGCGATACGGCCCGATCTTCAGATAATGGAAGGCAACAGTGA
- a CDS encoding shikimate dehydrogenase, producing the protein MSLRAAVLGHPISHSKSPALHLAAYGRLGIGISYTAIDVTEQLLPGLMRQIRDQPGWRGLSVTMPLKTAMLGQVDEVRGVAGILGVVNTVSFEEHGNGTRAIGSNTDVAGIVNALRHAGTGIAPSAVVLGGGGTAASAVAALKELGAARAEVFVRDTSRTAEVCAAAESLDVDLVIRSLADAARPAAGADVVISTLPPRAADGIAAEMAALKTAMPGVLLDVAYDPWPSLIASVWQAGGGTVVPGLEMLLYQAVEQVRLFSRLEKEVNASVIDVMCDAVGLPRRAL; encoded by the coding sequence ATGAGCCTTCGGGCAGCCGTCCTGGGCCACCCGATCAGCCACTCGAAGTCGCCCGCACTGCATCTGGCTGCCTACGGCAGGCTGGGCATCGGCATCAGCTACACGGCAATCGACGTCACGGAGCAGCTGCTTCCGGGGCTGATGCGGCAGATCCGCGACCAGCCGGGCTGGCGCGGGCTGTCCGTCACGATGCCCCTGAAGACAGCGATGCTGGGGCAGGTTGACGAGGTCCGGGGCGTCGCCGGGATCCTGGGCGTGGTGAATACCGTGTCCTTCGAGGAGCACGGCAACGGCACCCGGGCCATCGGCTCCAACACGGATGTGGCCGGGATCGTGAATGCCCTGCGGCACGCAGGCACAGGGATTGCGCCGTCGGCTGTTGTGCTTGGCGGGGGCGGGACTGCGGCATCAGCTGTCGCGGCGCTCAAGGAGCTGGGCGCCGCCCGGGCCGAGGTCTTCGTCCGGGACACGTCCCGGACCGCAGAGGTCTGCGCGGCAGCTGAGAGCCTGGACGTGGACCTGGTGATCCGAAGCCTTGCCGACGCTGCCCGCCCCGCCGCGGGCGCCGACGTCGTGATTTCCACCCTCCCGCCGCGTGCGGCGGACGGAATTGCCGCTGAAATGGCCGCCCTGAAGACGGCCATGCCCGGCGTTTTGCTGGACGTTGCGTACGATCCGTGGCCCAGCCTCATCGCCTCCGTGTGGCAGGCGGGCGGCGGAACCGTGGTTCCCGGCCTCGAAATGCTCCTGTACCAGGCGGTGGAACAGGTGCGCCTGTTCAGCCGCCTGGAGAAGGAAGTTAACGCATCTGTCATAGATGTGATGTGTGACGCAGTCGGCCTTCCCCGACGGGCGTTGTGA
- the rpsD gene encoding 30S ribosomal protein S4, with product MANNTRARRQARLSRSLGIALTPKAAKYMERRPYGPGEHGRARKKQDSDYAVRLREKQRLRAQYGIREAQMTRAFEEARRTKGLTGENLIELLEMRLDALVLRAGFARTIAQARQLVVHRHIMVDGVRVDRPSFRVGEGQLVHVHSRSETMVPLQVAAAGAHRDVLPAVPAYLDVKLEALQARLVRRPKRSEVPVTCEEQLVVEFYAR from the coding sequence GTGGCTAACAACACTCGTGCTCGCCGTCAGGCCCGCCTCTCGCGGTCCCTCGGCATCGCTCTGACCCCCAAGGCCGCCAAGTACATGGAGCGCCGCCCGTACGGCCCCGGTGAGCATGGCCGTGCCCGCAAGAAGCAGGACTCCGACTACGCCGTACGCCTGCGCGAAAAGCAGCGCCTGCGCGCCCAGTACGGCATCCGCGAAGCACAGATGACCCGTGCCTTCGAAGAGGCCCGCCGCACCAAGGGCCTGACCGGTGAAAACCTCATCGAACTGCTCGAAATGCGCCTCGACGCCCTGGTCCTCCGTGCCGGCTTCGCCCGCACCATTGCCCAGGCACGCCAGCTGGTTGTGCACCGCCACATCATGGTTGACGGCGTCCGCGTTGACCGTCCGTCGTTCCGCGTTGGCGAGGGCCAGCTGGTCCACGTCCACAGCCGCAGCGAGACCATGGTCCCGCTCCAGGTTGCAGCAGCCGGTGCCCACCGCGACGTCCTGCCCGCCGTTCCGGCCTACCTGGACGTCAAGCTGGAGGCCCTGCAGGCACGCCTGGTCCGCCGCCCCAAGCGCTCCGAGGTCCCCGTGACCTGCGAAGAGCAGCTCGTCGTCGAATTCTACGCACGCTAA
- a CDS encoding shikimate kinase, which yields MPHSSKTGPAGRPIVLIGPMAVGKSAIGQQLAHQLGVPFVDTDAVIVAGHGSISDIFAGRGEHAFREIEARTVADVIEAADRTVAVISLGGGAVLDSGTQQLISRCTVVYLECDAQTVAGRIARNSGRPLLAGDAMGRWTAMFATRRPVYERLADITLDVRHGSVSELGARLEAALRDYAAAKQEVEK from the coding sequence GTGCCCCACAGCAGCAAAACCGGACCTGCCGGGCGGCCCATTGTCCTGATCGGGCCCATGGCCGTCGGCAAGTCGGCCATCGGGCAGCAGCTTGCCCACCAGCTCGGCGTGCCTTTCGTGGACACCGACGCCGTGATCGTGGCCGGGCACGGATCCATTTCGGATATCTTTGCCGGGCGCGGTGAACACGCCTTCCGTGAGATCGAGGCACGGACGGTAGCCGACGTCATCGAAGCGGCGGACCGGACGGTCGCCGTTATTTCCCTCGGCGGCGGCGCCGTGCTGGACTCCGGTACGCAGCAGCTGATCAGCCGCTGCACCGTGGTCTACCTCGAATGTGACGCACAAACAGTCGCCGGCCGCATCGCCCGGAACTCAGGGCGCCCGCTGCTGGCCGGGGACGCCATGGGCCGCTGGACGGCCATGTTCGCCACCCGCAGGCCGGTTTATGAGCGGCTGGCAGACATCACCCTGGACGTGCGCCACGGCTCGGTTTCCGAGCTCGGCGCCCGGCTCGAAGCAGCACTGCGGGACTACGCAGCTGCCAAACAGGAAGTTGAAAAGTGA
- the aroC gene encoding chorismate synthase — protein MLRWLTAGESHGPALMGIIEGVPAGVEITSGHIADSLARRRLGYGRGARMKFEQDVVTILGGVRHGLTQGGPVAIQVGNTEWPKWEQIMSADPVDPELLADQARNAPLTRPRPGHADFTGMQKYGFAEARPVLERASARETATRVAMGTVAAQFLKHLGIELVSHTVSIASVTVPEGRPLPVPADVIALDADPLRCFDRETSDAMVAEVDAAHKEGETLGGVVEVLAYGLPPGLGSYVHWDRRLDSRLAAALMGIQAIKGVEVGDGFLTAARRGSAAHDEIVRDANGRIVRTSNRAGGIEGGMSIGDVLRVRAAMKPIATVPRALKTIDVSTGEPAKAHHQRSDVCAVPAAGVVAEAMVALVLAEAVTEKFGGDSVAETARNIKGYLDNIPASLDSIGQ, from the coding sequence ATGTTGCGTTGGTTGACTGCCGGTGAATCCCATGGTCCGGCCCTGATGGGAATTATTGAGGGCGTCCCCGCCGGTGTGGAGATCACCAGCGGGCACATCGCTGATTCACTGGCCCGCCGCCGCCTGGGTTACGGCCGCGGCGCACGCATGAAGTTTGAGCAGGACGTGGTGACCATCCTCGGCGGTGTCCGCCACGGGCTCACGCAGGGTGGCCCGGTGGCCATCCAGGTGGGCAACACGGAGTGGCCCAAGTGGGAACAGATCATGTCCGCGGACCCCGTGGACCCGGAGCTGCTGGCGGACCAGGCGCGCAACGCCCCGTTGACCCGCCCCCGGCCCGGCCACGCCGATTTCACCGGAATGCAGAAGTACGGCTTCGCCGAGGCACGCCCTGTCCTGGAACGGGCAAGCGCCCGCGAGACCGCAACCCGGGTAGCCATGGGCACCGTTGCGGCCCAGTTCCTGAAGCACCTGGGCATCGAGTTGGTCAGCCACACAGTCAGCATCGCCAGCGTCACGGTCCCGGAGGGGCGTCCGCTTCCGGTACCGGCGGACGTCATTGCGCTCGACGCCGACCCGCTCCGCTGCTTCGACCGCGAGACCTCCGACGCCATGGTGGCCGAGGTGGACGCCGCCCACAAGGAAGGCGAAACCCTGGGCGGTGTGGTGGAGGTCCTCGCCTATGGCCTACCGCCGGGACTGGGCAGCTACGTGCACTGGGACCGGCGGCTTGATTCCCGCCTTGCCGCCGCCCTGATGGGCATCCAGGCCATCAAGGGCGTGGAAGTCGGCGACGGCTTCCTGACGGCCGCGCGCCGCGGTTCGGCCGCCCACGACGAAATCGTGCGGGATGCAAACGGCCGCATCGTCCGGACCAGCAACCGTGCCGGCGGAATCGAAGGCGGCATGAGCATCGGAGACGTCCTGCGCGTCCGGGCCGCCATGAAGCCCATTGCCACGGTGCCGCGCGCCCTCAAGACCATCGACGTCAGCACGGGGGAGCCTGCCAAGGCACACCACCAGCGGTCGGACGTCTGTGCTGTTCCGGCCGCCGGTGTGGTGGCAGAGGCGATGGTTGCGCTGGTCCTGGCCGAGGCCGTCACCGAAAAGTTCGGCGGTGACTCCGTGGCGGAGACCGCGCGCAATATCAAGGGCTACCTGGACAACATTCCGGCGTCCCTGGACTCGATCGGCCAGTAA